Part of the Thermotoga sp. genome, CTGTCTCTTCACACGATACTTCATAAAGATCTCGAAGACTTTCGTGCGAAGCAAAAAGCAGCTTTCCAAGTGTCTCAAAGTCTCCTTTTTTCAACGCTTCAACGCTTTCCAACACTCTTTTGTTTTCTTCAAGAACGTGTTGAGCACGTTTCCTCAAAGTGTCAGGCAATTTGCTCAGTTCCTCCTCCCTTATTTCTCGAAAACTTTTCTTTCCCAGTATTTTCAAAATCTCTTCGCATTCTCGTCTTCGTTTGTTGTACTCGGAAGAAGAAAGTTCATGCTTCACGTTAGAATCCACAAGGTCTATCTCGTAGCCTTCCAGCTTCAAAGGAACGTATTCGTATTCCAGTGTCATTGTGTCCAAGAAAATCGCATGATCCTTTTTCCCAAATGTGGATGTAAATTGATCCATGATACCACATCTGACTCCAACAAATTCTACTTCCGCCTCGCGTGCGATTTTCACAAGCTCTAATTTAGGAAGGTTGAATCCAAAGTACTCAGAAATTGCAAACGCGCTTGCAACCTCAATGGCAGCAGAACTTGAAAGTCCCGCTCCTACTGGAAGGTTGGAAGACACTTCTATTCTTACAGGTGGAACGTGGTAGCCTCTCTTTTCAAAAGATTTCATAACACCCACGATGTAATCAGTCCAGCTGTTGAGCTTCTTTGGTTCATCCATCTCCACCGTTTCATTCATGGTTTCCGAGCAAAAAAGGTACTTTTCAGACCTTTCTATTGAAAGAAAGACAAATCTGTTCACCGCAAAGGGCAAGACGTATCCATCGTTGTAGTCTGTGTGTTCTCCTATGATATTTATCCGCCCGGGCGCCTTCACCTTCATATCTCCACCTCCGTTTCTCTCAACTGCTTTGCTGCCTCCTCTGGAACAACGGGATTTATGAACGCCCAAGTTCCTGTCTCGACGCTCGCCATCCATTTCAGCTTATCTTTGTCCCTTTTTGGCGGGTTGAACTCCACGTGGAAGTGGAAGAAGTGAGAGACGTCCTCCCCATTGAAAGGTGCTTGAAAGAACATCATCATATAAGGAAATTCCTGGTCGAAAAGTTTGTCGTATTTTGCAGTAACCACTTTGAGCACTTCTGCGAATTCTTTCTTTTCTTCCTTTGTGAGTTCTAAAAGAGTGCTCACATGTCTTTTTGGGTAAATGTGCACTTCGTACGGGAAGCGTGCATAGAAGGGAACGACTGCGATGAAGTTCTCCGTTTCGTACACCTTTCTCTCTTCTTCCTCGTTTTCCAGTATTTC contains:
- a CDS encoding galactokinase produces the protein MKVKAPGRINIIGEHTDYNDGYVLPFAVNRFVFLSIERSEKYLFCSETMNETVEMDEPKKLNSWTDYIVGVMKSFEKRGYHVPPVRIEVSSNLPVGAGLSSSAAIEVASAFAISEYFGFNLPKLELVKIAREAEVEFVGVRCGIMDQFTSTFGKKDHAIFLDTMTLEYEYVPLKLEGYEIDLVDSNVKHELSSSEYNKRRRECEEILKILGKKSFREIREEELSKLPDTLRKRAQHVLEENKRVLESVEALKKGDFETLGKLLFASHESLRDLYEVSCEETDFIVDFLREKDGILGARMVGGGFGGSVIVLSKKGVFESLKEELFEAYKEQFGIEPSFLQIESTDGVQRV